One Perca flavescens isolate YP-PL-M2 chromosome 5, PFLA_1.0, whole genome shotgun sequence genomic window, TACTCAAAGCAAGAGTACTTAATGCAGAAAAACATCCCCTATTAGCAATTCATTTTCTATcaattaaataatataataattgatAATTAAAAGCTGTGTAttctgttgggtagtttaactgtagagtaactagtaactaaagctgtcagtttTTAATTGTAGTAAAGTACAAATTACAATATTCCTTCTGAAATGTAGTAGAGGTAGAAAGCAACATGAAAAGAAAGGACTCAAGtactcaaatttgtacttaagtacagtaacttGAGTAACTATACTTAGTTGCATCCCACCACTGTACATGtattcatttttcttttgaaactacctgcagtggtggaagaagtactccaaTCCTCTACTTTAAATATACCAGTacaataatgtaaaaatacacCAAGTAAGTCCTGTATTCAATGTCCTTCTGTAAAAGTAAGTATTGTCAGCACAATGTACTTAAAGCAATACAAGTGTAATTGTACTGACATATGATTGTATATTACATTATTAGATTGTTCATTCTGTTGCATGAATGTGTACGCAACCGAATGCTACACTTAATGGAAATATCCATTCAAATTTGTTAGATTTTATGCATATACTTCAATTGATGTAATCCGAATGTGACTGTGAAAGTGAGAGTTTCCGCTGAAGTGAAGTCTTGATCAAACTCCAAGTTTTtctttctgctctctgtctggAAAACTGTGGCTAATGGAAGGAAGAAGCCAAGTATAACAGTTAGGCTTGCATACATTTTGGGCAATGGATACTTACAAATAAGAGGACGTAGTTTATTTTAGCTATGGCTATGACAAGAGTGTGGCTGGCATATTTTGCATCAGGGGATGAAATTAGTGGTAGTTCTTTGTCATCTCTGCCAAGTTGACTGCATTTTGTTTATGCTGTTCATCatacattatattataacaatttaatgttcaaaatagTGTGACTGATTGAGTGAAAATTCATGGAAAGGAGACCTTTACCCATGATAACATCAGGTAACTGTGCATGATATTCTTGTGACCTATGGTTACTCTGACAAACAGCCATTTGAACGTAGATCGATGTGGATGTGAGAATAGTTAAACTGGAATCTGGCAAAATGAGGAACCACTATTTGGTCAAACTAAAGCCACACGCAGTATGTAACAAGAATGTATTGTTGGTATGCTTATGAGGTTACAAGTCTATGGGAGTAGTTCTTTAGTCGACTTTCTAAACTTCGTGATTATAAATGTCCGCTACGGCTTTCAGCTCTTTTGCAAGTGTAtcgctgaaaaaaaaatccttgtcTAGCAAGTTGAGGAAGTGGATGTGAAATTTATGTCGGTGATAATTGAGGTCTAAAAGGACTTCAGACTGTAAAACCCATTCTCTGTGGATAATCCTCCAAAACACTCAGCAATGCAAAGTTTTAATACCTTCTGGTTTAGCAAGAGCAGCAAGATCAGAGTGTGAACTTATGAATTTgtattgttaaatatatatatattctgtatcTTTTAGGATATAAGAAGTGAAATTTGTGACACAGCACGTATGAAATAAGGACATTATGCATGAGTAAACAGACTAAGTGTGTTCTCcagcatgtttttattttagtggAAAAAACAGCAGGAATCAGCCAAACTTTAAAGTGCAGTAAGTGACAGTAATAATGCTACACTGTCATAACAactgttgaaataaataaaaacaaaaattctattacatacataataaaaaaaaaaaaaaacatcttccaGCTTGAGTTTACCAAGTGTAATGTATCTCAGGATACAGAATTCAATGACACCAACAGTGGttagtgctttttttttataaagtaaaCAATACAACTTGAGATTCATCCAGTATTGCCTTAAGTAGTTAACACAGTGTTGTCTCATAAAAAGATCTGTCATGTCACAGTGGTCGTAAATGTGAAGGAATGACTTCCAGTATGAAAATAAGACAGTCCTTCAGGCACATaagtcaaacaaaataaaacacacacacacacacacacacacacacacacacacacacacacacacacacacacacacacacacacacacacacacacacacacacacacacacacaccttgaaaATAACATGTCAGGGAAATTACCTCATAGCTGCTCCAACTTGCTGGCTCAGAATCACAATTGTTCATAACAAGTTTATATTGCTAAATGCGGTTTGTCAGTTTCTCCTAAAAAGTAGGAGTTCAGATCCACTGGCCATGTGATGCCAGCAGCACAATTAGCTTTTCTCTGAATGTACAAAGCATATACTTCTGAAATATACTAGTTTCAATAGTACAAACAGTACATTTGTACATACAAGTGCTGATAACGGCTGATAAAGTCAACGCCTGCAAGAGGCAGGAGAATGAATTGAAAAGAATGCGACCTGTGGTCTTCATCCATGGCAGAGCACGTCAGTCTCAAACTGCAGCAGCTGTCCCATGAAGGCCAGGTTGGGGGAGATGACCTGACGCCGCTGCTTCACAAAGTCAAAGGCCTCATCCAGCTTGACGCGCTGCGTGTGCATGAGGTAAGCCAGACATATGGTGGCAGAGCGGGAGATACCCGCCTGGCAATGCACCAGCACCCGACCACCACTCTGCTTCACCGAGTCTGTAGACGGGAAGAGGAAGGGAGATCAGCATATTGCGCTTCATTTCacatccgttttttttttttttttttttttttacatcatggAGAATGTTTCACAAGCAGAAATACAAAAAAGGCTTTAAACTGACTGAAGAAACACACAACctagaaataaaaatacagtcACGATTCACCTTTACTGAAGTTATAAATCCACCTGTCTCCTACTGAACTAAACTTTACAAGGTAAAAAAAGGGGTCAAAACGggcaaaagaaaataataagaTGCTAATAAATTTCTCTTCTGCATCTCGTGTAGCGTAATCCAGTTGTTTTGTAATCAGACGATTACACTGTTGGTCCGTAAATCTAAGCTACAGAATGGATTATAGTGTACAAGCTGCTTAGAGAAATGTTTTGGATATTTCATGTTTCATCAAGAgtgtaaaaaaatgactcaCTCAACTAAGAGGAGACtaattcactgtgtgtgtggtgggtcTACTGACTTTGTTACATAACAGTGAGCAAATGATGACTGAAGTTCCATCTTAAGGTTACACTTTACACAGGTTGGGAGCTGTGGATGTTTAGGGGAGAAACTCACCGATGAAGGCGATGGCTGTGGAGAAGCAGGCTCTGATGTCAGCAGCTAGGCTGTCCTCCACAGTGAGCCGCAGGTACTGAAACTCCCCCTCATAGAAGTTAGGGCACGTGGAGGAAACGTTGAGCACAGCTGTGATGCCCGCAGCTGCGAGGGTCTCTTTGCGGGAGGAGTGGATGGCACTGCCCAAAAACAGGAAgggcagcagctccactggaccACCCTGCAATTTACAAATTCAAGACAGAGTCCATGTTTAAAATCAAGAATAATAACTAAGCAGTTTGGTCTTTTTATGCTATCAAATTttagattgtttttttcattcgAACTCTTTAACGTTAAGTTGTTAAGGGTTTATCTTACCTGATCATAGGCTGGTGTCCTCCGACCTGTCACTGTTGGCTCTGGTTCCACTGCAGAGAGGGGACTGCTGGCTGAGCTGTAACAGAACTCTGGATAGGCCTCTGAAAATCCCTCAAATCCACCTAAATGGAGGTCACACAGTATTAGCTAAAGTcatctttatatttttttatatatatatatatatatatatatatatatatatatatatatatatatatatatatatatacctatgATTTAAATTGCAAGTTCATCAGTTTGTTTACCCTTTAGGTTTGAGTATGGAGATTAAACAAGTTACActcttacataaaaaaaatacttatatTAGCTCAGCTTACATATGATCAGTGCATAGGTATTAGTAAACACATAAGTAGCtcatgtttttagtttttgaagTCAGAAAACTTCAAAAACTCAAATTCAACAGCCTGAAAGGCCACATTTTGGTGCATCAACGTAGAGTGAAAAAGCCTAATTACCTTGCAGAAAGCAGATCTGCGTCTGAACTTCGTTTTGCAGGGCGGTGAGCAGCATCTGGGCCACGCTCTCTGCCTTCAGCTCGGCCACGGAGCGGCTGCTCtcatccaccaccaccaccgggGAGAACTCCCCGCGGCGCAGCCGGGCCAGGAGCGACTTGTCCGGGATGAGCCACTCCAGAGCCACCACCGAGCTCTTGGATCTACGACGCAGCATTGAGTTCCAGTTGACGTTTCGGGACTCGCAAATGTGCGTAAAAGAAAAATCGAGGAAAGGTCTGCAGTCGAGCACC contains:
- the dusp2 gene encoding dual specificity protein phosphatase 2 — its product is MTSSSEPLEISGNELVHILRTPREQYTSAGCVVLDCRPFLDFSFTHICESRNVNWNSMLRRRSKSSVVALEWLIPDKSLLARLRRGEFSPVVVVDESSRSVAELKAESVAQMLLTALQNEVQTQICFLQGGFEGFSEAYPEFCYSSASSPLSAVEPEPTVTGRRTPAYDQGGPVELLPFLFLGSAIHSSRKETLAAAGITAVLNVSSTCPNFYEGEFQYLRLTVEDSLAADIRACFSTAIAFIDSVKQSGGRVLVHCQAGISRSATICLAYLMHTQRVKLDEAFDFVKQRRQVISPNLAFMGQLLQFETDVLCHG